A part of Ammospiza nelsoni isolate bAmmNel1 chromosome 9, bAmmNel1.pri, whole genome shotgun sequence genomic DNA contains:
- the GPR52 gene encoding G-protein coupled receptor 52 — MNQSRWIEWRTLNMSSSVMNISEHLSCPLGFGHYNAVDICILETVVIVLLTFLIIVGNLTVIFVFHCAPLLHHYTTSYFIQTMAYADLFVGVSCLVPTLSLLHYSTGVHESLTCQVFGYIISVLKSVSMACLACISVDRYLAITKPLSYNQLVTPCRLRICISLIWIYSCLIFLPSFFGWGKPGYHGDIFEWCATSWLTNAYFTGFIVCLLYAPAAFVICFTYFHIFKICRQHTKEISDRRARFPNHEGDAAGEAGHSPDRRYAMVLFRITSVFYVLWLPYIIYFLLESSRVLENPALSFLTTWLAISNSFCNCVIYSLSNSVFRLGLRRLSETICSSCVCLKDRDVRDPKPRKRANSCSI; from the coding sequence ATGAACCAGTCCCGATGGATTGAATGGAGGACTCTGAATATGAGCAGTAGTGTTATGAACATATCTGAGCACCTCTCCTGCCCTCTTGGATTTGGTCACTACAATGCAGTTGACATCTGTATCCTTGAGACAGTCGTTATTGTCTTGctaacatttttaattattgtgGGTAACTTAACTGTTATATTTGTTTTCCACTGTGCTCCACTCCTGCATCATTACACCACCAGCTACTTTATTCAGACCATGGCCTATGCTGATCTTTTTGTTGGAGTCAGCTGCTTGGTTCCTACTTTGTCACTGCTCCACTACTCAACAGGTGTCCACGAGTCCTTGACTTGTCAAGTTTTTGGATACATCATCTCTGTGCTCAAAAGCGTCTCTATGGCATGTCTTGCTTGCATCAGTGTGGATCGCTATCTCGCTATAACAAAGCCTCTCTCCTATAACCAACTGGTCACACCTTGTCGCTTGAGAATCTGCATCAGTCTCATCTGGATATACTCTTGCCTGATCttcttgccttctttttttggttggggAAAACCTGGTTACCACGGAGATATTTTTGAATGGTGTGCTACCTCCTGGCTAACTAATGCCTACTTTACTGGCTTTATCGTGTGCTTACTCTAcgctcctgctgcctttgtcaTATGTTTCACCTATTTCCACATCTTTAAAATCTGCCGGCAGCACACCAAAGAGATCAGTGACCGCAGAGCTCGGTTCCCTAACCACgagggggatgctgctggggaggctgggcacagccccgacCGCCGCTATGCCATGGTTCTGTTCCGGATAACCAGCGTCTTCTACGTGCTTTGGCTCCCTTATATCATATACTTTCTGCTGGAGAGCTCCAGGGTGTTGGAGAACCCAGCACTCTCCTTCCTAACTACGTGGCTTGCTATAAGCAATAGTTTCTGCAACTGTGTGATCTATAGCCTCTCCAACAGCGTTTTCAGGCTGGGACTGCGGAGACTGTCAGAGACAATATGTTCATCTTGTGTGTGTTTAAAAGACAGGGATGTACGGGACCCTAAGCCAAGGAAACGGGCTAATTCCTGCTCCATTTAA